One genomic window of Microtus ochrogaster isolate Prairie Vole_2 chromosome 21, MicOch1.0, whole genome shotgun sequence includes the following:
- the Them5 gene encoding acyl-coenzyme A thioesterase THEM5 — protein MMRSGFQRVARLAHHRALLRTHLLPRLHQASAFGSSTDSLVARFCPEKTDLKDYALPNSSWCPDMLSLYQEFLEKTKSGGWIKIPSFKSNREHIQGLKLPLGLVTDSDKQDWRIFTRCILLEGQGYEYVIFFHPSEKKSVCLFQPGPYLEGPPGFAHGGSLAAMMDETFSKTAYLAGEGLFTLSLNIRFKNLIPVGSLAVLDIQVEKIEDQKLYMSCIAQSRDKQTVYAKSSGVFLQLQLEEEPPQQQ, from the exons ATGATGAGGAGCGGCTTCCAGAGGGTGGCAAGACTTGCCCACCACAGAGCTCTACTGAGAACCCAtctcctgcccagactccaccAGGCCTCAGCATTCGGATCATCCACAGACTCCCTG GTTGCAAGATTCTGTCCAGAGAAAACAGATTTAAAGGATTATGCCCTTCCCAACTCCAGCTGGTGTCCAGATATGCTGAGCCTATACCAAGAATTCCTGGAGAAAACCAAATCAGGCGGGTGGATTAAAATACCCTCCTTCAAGTCCAACAGAGAACATATCCAAGGGCTTAAGCTCCCATTAGGGCTGGTAACTGACTCAG acAAACAGGACTGGCGCATCTTTACCAGATGCATCCTGCTGGAAGGACAAGGCTATGAATACGTCATCTTTTTCCACCCATCTGAGAAGAAGTCAGTCTGTCTCTTCCAGCCAGGCCCCTACCTGGAGGGGCCACCAGG GTTTGCCCATGGAGGGTCACTGGCGGCCATGATGGATGAGACATTTTCTAAAACTGCCTATCTGGCTGGAGAAGGACTATTCACACTAAGTCTCAACATCAGGTTTAAAAA CTTGATCCCCGTGggctctctggctgtcctggacatTCAAGTAGAAAAGATTGAAGACCAGAAGCTGTACATGTCCTGCATCGCCcagagcagagacaagcagacagTCTATGCCAAGTCCTCTG GTGTTTTCCTTCAGCTGCAGCTGGAGGAAGAGCCACCCCAGCAGCAATGA